A stretch of DNA from Macrotis lagotis isolate mMagLag1 chromosome X, bilby.v1.9.chrom.fasta, whole genome shotgun sequence:
ATGTTCCACTGGCACCCCAAACACAATGTGTACAAAATTGAGatcatctttctccatttaaGCCTTCTTTTGAGTGAGGGTTCCTATTCTAGGTTGGTTGTAAtgtgaataaagagaaagagatgtaCAAAGATCAAATAAACAGAATCTCTTAACTGGGGgatgaagaaaaatgagggaTCCAAGACATGAACTCCAAAGTTACAAACATAAATGGATGGTGGTtccacagattaaaaaaaaaatagaaacaaaaaactcAGACTTAAATTGAGACTAAGTAACAGTATCCTAAATGATGAATGAGTTAAAGAAGACATCACAGAAACAAGCTTGTTTCATTTCACTGACAGTAGTCTTTCAAGTCTTCCTCTCAAAAACACACGTATAGTCAtttctcctctccccatcccACCAAGATTCATCATGGTCTTGAAATGCTACTTTAAATGACAGTTTAAATGCAAggttctacaggaaaccttcctTAATTCCCTCATGTTGGTAAAACAGAACAGAAGGTCAAAAAAGGGTCATCAGAGAAGTGACTGCACCTCCCAGTTGATTGCATCTGTAGATAGTTGTACTCATATCCAGGGGGGCAAAAATTTGTATAGTACTGTTGATCTTGTCTTAATTCAAAGGAGTAACAAAGTTTTGGCAACAGTGATGGGGGAGGGGATATATGATGATTCTATAATCACTTTGAAGTCACACTAGAGAGGTTAGGGagaaggatcttagagatcaacCCATCCAACCCTTTccttttaaagaagaggaaatagagactTAAGGAAATGATTGATATTATAAAATCACAAGGTTTATTAGAGGAAGGGTTGGCACTTAAACCCAGGTATCAGTgaaaattcagtgctcttttatCTGtagcttttcttcatttctccaaaatgtattcatttttacCCCATCTCTCAACCAACATCAGAGAAGACATATACAACTCTCTCTTCATATTGTGTGTCCATATGGACACACAATAACACTTGCATGCACATTATTATTTATGTAGATTTGAACACATCTGCTCCCACACTTAAACTCTGGTACTATTTCTGAAGCACTTTCCCAAACTACAAAAACCATCAGCTCTCTTCTCATTACCAGGCGTTATACTGGGGCTATTACTATAGCTGGTATGTTCAGCAGGAATATGTTCTTTCAGGCTTCCATGATGTTTGAAGACATAGCTGTGTACCTCACTCAGGAGGAGTGGGGTCTTCTGAACCCAGCTGAGAGAGATCTGTACAGGACTGTGATGATGGAAAATTATGGAAACATAGTCTCTGTAGGTAAGGTTCAACACAGATTCAACTGAActtcttgactcttttttgttATCTAAAGTAGGTTTTATTTCAGAGTTCAGGACTTAGAGATTCTTCATTGTCTCAGAATTCACAGAAAAGCTGTATCTGCTTTCAGTACAAAGGTCCCAGATCTGGTCCTTGAACAGTTGGGTACAGAAGACTTCCTGAATATTTCTTAAGTCTACAATTCTCATTTCTTCCAATTTTGGTTTTATTGCTCCAGTTTTAGAAATCTCCCCTCACATCATGAAATTTACATGAGGTAATTGTTTCTGTGCTCAGATCACCAACCCCTAGATTTTCACAGCCACTCCCACACCCCAAGGAAACAGGATTTAGAGAATATCAGACTTGCCATTGATCTTCTAGGCTTGTCTTTGCTAGATATTGCTCAActccttccatcttttcctaGAAGACCCAAGGTTTAGACATGATTTTCAGAACAGTTCTGGTTCTAAAAACTGACaagttctcctttcttttcccatgaaTAGGATTTCTAATGCCCAAACCTGATGTCATCTCTCAACTGGAGCAAGGAGAAGAGCCATGGGTCCTGGATATACAGGAGGCTAAGGGGAGAGAGGCCCTGAGAGTTAACTGTTCAAGTAAGTAAGCAAAAGcctttcatttattcctttagaATTCATTTACACCAGACATGTTTTATTGGAGCAGAGATTGTTTTTGGCCcaaggtgtcccaaaagttttagtgcaatttaattttttaagaagtataaatgttataaatatacaaataaatttgaaagattatttactttaaaatgttaaaatattgttgtttcttattaaaattcaacataatctgggcagctaggtggcacagtggataaagcaccggtcctggaatcaggagtacttcggttcaaatcctgtctcagacacttaataattacctagctgtgtggccttgagcaagccacttaaccccatttgccttgcaaaaaaaactaaaaaaaaattcaacataatcATTGCCTTGGACTTTTCATTGCTTTAGTCAATTTTTGAACATTGTAAAAATTTCTATCAATTGCTACTCAGTGACTAAAAGGACTACCTTTATGACCCTAACCTTAAGATTATTCAGAGGACAAGAAtttcatgcatgcatgcatgacAGTTTTGACATAACCCCACTATTGATATGTATAATGAGCATATATGaacattcatttaacattttcaagcaaattatttaaaaccCTTCTTTCCTCAAACTATCTGGGGAAGAAGGAATATGCTGTTTTTAATACCTTCCTCTCACTATCCAGCATAATCACCTTTTATAAACTCCTTGAACACTCATCTCCCTTACCCATTATCCTTAGTTCAGCTTCTTCATACCCTATTTATCTTTACCTTCCCTAATGAAACTGTTTACACACCCCAAACCTCTTGGTGGGGTGTCTTCATGCTTCAACCTCACTCTGCCACCTGTGTCCACTGCACCTCCCATTAATTTTGCCTTATGTTATCCTCCCAGTACCACTTTCCTGTGCCAATGCTGACAATATTGAGATTATTTATTGTCATGTCCTCTTAGAAGATGTTTATTTCATTTAGAATGTGTTTTTCCTCtgttattatttcctttctccctaaATAAAGAAGAGTTAACATTTGTATTTTGTTTCAGGCTATGAGACTGAGATCATGAACAAGATATTTAGTCCAAAACAAGCAATGTCTGAGGAAATGGAATCAGAGGGGACTATATCAAGAAATTTCAAAGTAAACAGTCTCCGAGGACTTAAGTTTGAAAAAGATGAACATAATGGCAGACTGAAATGTCAGAGAAAATCTTTGGgagagagattaatgaaattgtCTTCTCAAGAGAAAAATTTTAGACCAAGGACAATGATACACAAGAAAATATCCTCAAAGGAGGGAGtccaaaaatataatgaatttcagGAAAATGTCAGTATGAGTTCAAGCTCTGTAAGACATCCTAGGGTTCCAACAAGGGAAGGAATTCATCAATGTAATACATGTGaccaaaacttcaaagaaaatgcAGAACTAATTAACCACCAGAAAGTTCATAAAGGAAAGAAACTCTATAAAGCCAAAGTATATAGGAAAATGTTTAAGCAAAGTCCAATTCTTAGTGAACCTAAGATTCACATTGGTCAGAAATCATTTAAAAGTAATGAATCTATAAAAACTTCCAGCCAGATTTCTAATGGTATTaaacaccagagaattcacactgggcAGAAATCCTATGAATgtaaggaatgtggaaaaatattcAGTGCACAGACATCCTGTATTCAACACCAGAGAATTCACTTAGGAGAGAAGCCCTATGactgtaatgaatgtggaaaatttTTTAGCCAAAGTTCCAACCTTATTAAACaccagagaatccacactggagagaaaccatataaatgtaatgaatgtggtaaAGCTTTCAGTGATCGCTCATCCTTTATTCATCATCATAAAATTCACAATGGAGACAAACCATATGAATGTAACAAATGTGGGAAAACTTTCAGCAAAAATAGAACCCTTATtcagcatcagagaattcacactggagagaaaccatacAAATGCAGTGACTGTGGGAAAACTTTTAGCCGAAGCTCTAGCCTTATTCGGCATCATAAAACCCATACCGGAGAGAAACCTTACAAATGTAATGTATGTGGGAAAGCTTTCAGTGCCCATTCTTACTTTATTCAACATAGCAAAATTCATACTggggagaaaatatataaatgtaatgaatgtggaaaagctttcagTATGCGTGCATCTTTTTTTCAGCATTGTAAAATTCATAGTGGGGACAAACCCCATCAGTGTagggaatgtggaaaagccttcagTCAGAGCTGTAACCTTATTgatcatcagagaattcacactggagagaagccctttgaatgtaatgaatgtggaaaagctttcaATCAGCGATCTGGCCTTATTCGGCATCATAACATACACACTGGTGAAAAATATTAtgagtgtaatgaatgtgggaaatccTTCAGTCAGAGCTTTAATCTAAtcaaacatcagagaattcacactggagaaaaaccctatAAATGTAATGACTGTGACAGAGCCTTCAGTGACCGCTCATCTTTTATTCaacatcataaaattcatactggagagaaacctttcaAGTGCAATGAATGTGGTAAAGCTTTCCGTCAAAGCTCACAACTTATTCatcatcagaaaattcatactggagaaaaaccctacgaatgtagtgaatgtgggaaagcttttaTTTTAAGCTCTAACCTTATTcaacaccagagaattcatactggagaaaaaccctatgagtgcaatgaatgtgggaaagccttcagtcaACATTCTAATCTTATTCAACACCAGAAAATTCACAATGGAGACAAACCCTATCAGtgcaatgaatgtggaaaaacttttatTCTCAGTTCTAACCTTATTCAGCATCAGAgagttcatactggagagaagccctaTGAGtgcaatgaatgtgggaaagcctttagtCAGAGATCACAGCTTATTCAGCATCAGAGAAtgcacactggagagaaaccctatgagtGTAATGACTGTGGAAAATCTTTCACTGTACGATTATCTCTTATTCAACATAAGAGAATTCACTCTGGAgaaaaaccctatgaatgtaatggatGTGGTAAAGCCTTCCGTCAGAGCTCTCACCTTATTAATCATCAAAGAATTCACAATGGAGAGATTCTGTAATAGCTATGTCACTACATTATTTCTGCTGTAAAATGCAGTTCTGAGAGGTTTATCCCTAAAAgatttattcttctaattttgaaatattatcaCTGGTTGGTGGAAGGCTGTCTATAATATATGGCTTGAATGTCCAGGTATGAATCTCTGAGATTCAAAAGATATATAGTCCTCTCATATCTAACAATGAATTTCCATACCTTTTACTTAAatgtatgaagaattagataaAATAAGCATTAAAACTATTTTCTCCATATAGACACAACCATCCATAACAAGGTGTTTGATGGTTGGGTTTAGGGATTTCTCCCCCCAATTGTTTAAAGCATTCTTCCATTCCTGCCTAATTATTTGCTGGTTGCTGtataatttatatgtaagatTAAGATTGTACCAGTCGGTGTGTGTTGCCCTGCAATTGAGAT
This window harbors:
- the LOC141500232 gene encoding uncharacterized protein LOC141500232; translated protein: MMAAETLSVGQQASMMFEDIAVYLTQEEWGLLNPAERDLYRTVMMENYGNIVSVGFLMPKPDVISQLEQGEEPWVLDIQEAKGREALRVNCSSYETEIMNKIFSPKQAMSEEMESEGTISRNFKVNSLRGLKFEKDEHNGRLKCQRKSLGERLMKLSSQEKNFRPRTMIHKKISSKEGVQKYNEFQENVSMSSSSVRHPRVPTREGIHQCNTCDQNFKENAELINHQKVHKGKKLYKAKVYRKMFKQSPILSEPKIHIGQKSFKSNESIKTSSQISNGIKHQRIHTGQKSYECKECGKIFSAQTSCIQHQRIHLGEKPYDCNECGKFFSQSSNLIKHQRIHTGEKPYKCNECGKAFSDRSSFIHHHKIHNGDKPYECNKCGKTFSKNRTLIQHQRIHTGEKPYKCSDCGKTFSRSSSLIRHHKTHTGEKPYKCNVCGKAFSAHSYFIQHSKIHTGEKIYKCNECGKAFSMRASFFQHCKIHSGDKPHQCRECGKAFSQSCNLIDHQRIHTGEKPFECNECGKAFNQRSGLIRHHNIHTGEKYYECNECGKSFSQSFNLIKHQRIHTGEKPYKCNDCDRAFSDRSSFIQHHKIHTGEKPFKCNECGKAFRQSSQLIHHQKIHTGEKPYECSECGKAFILSSNLIQHQRIHTGEKPYECNECGKAFSQHSNLIQHQKIHNGDKPYQCNECGKTFILSSNLIQHQRVHTGEKPYECNECGKAFSQRSQLIQHQRMHTGEKPYECNDCGKSFTVRLSLIQHKRIHSGEKPYECNGCGKAFRQSSHLINHQRIHNGEIL